In one Pasteuria penetrans genomic region, the following are encoded:
- a CDS encoding menaquinone biosynthetic enzyme MqnA/MqnD family protein, with amino-acid sequence MGKIRCGAMAFANSLPLLDRLPHDPVCRDLEWEWSIKTPAQLNACLAAGNLDVSMISSWAYAEQFSSLYLIPQVAIASRGFVGSVGFFLSVDYRSLVDLPTRPRVMLSEMSSTSAVLTRIALEVFYDRSPTYRVEENPIRSVANGEADVAMMIGDRALIVRKRRMLFSYVDLGELWQQRIGLPMVYGLVAMRRNFFERDPRIAQQVAGCWQRAVPPPGDPEEGIIESVIRTGDFGMSRSEWMDYYRGLHFGWSIDTLDGLLAFYRLAQSIGYGEKIPPWWFVPVGENL; translated from the coding sequence ATGGGCAAGATTCGTTGCGGAGCCATGGCATTTGCCAACTCCTTACCGCTCCTAGATCGCCTCCCTCATGATCCTGTTTGCCGTGATTTGGAATGGGAGTGGTCGATAAAAACCCCTGCCCAGCTCAATGCGTGTTTGGCGGCTGGGAATCTCGACGTTAGTATGATTTCCTCCTGGGCCTATGCAGAACAATTTTCCTCCCTCTATTTGATCCCCCAGGTAGCCATCGCCTCCCGTGGTTTTGTGGGTTCCGTGGGTTTTTTTCTTTCTGTGGATTATCGTTCGCTTGTGGACTTGCCAACCCGACCCCGTGTGATGTTGTCGGAGATGTCCTCTACCTCTGCGGTCCTGACAAGGATTGCCTTAGAGGTCTTCTATGATCGATCCCCTACCTACAGGGTAGAGGAAAATCCTATCCGGTCCGTGGCAAACGGAGAGGCGGATGTGGCAATGATGATTGGTGATAGGGCCCTCATCGTTCGTAAACGTAGGATGCTGTTTTCCTATGTAGATTTGGGGGAACTATGGCAACAACGGATAGGGTTGCCGATGGTGTATGGATTGGTGGCAATGCGGCGTAATTTCTTTGAGCGGGACCCCCGAATAGCGCAGCAGGTAGCAGGGTGTTGGCAGCGGGCTGTTCCGCCGCCTGGTGATCCAGAGGAGGGCATAATCGAAAGCGTGATACGGACGGGGGATTTCGGAATGAGTCGCTCTGAGTGGATGGACTATTATAGGGGATTGCATTTTGGATGGTCTATCGATACCCTGGATGGGTTGTTAGCCTTTTATCGTTTAGCACAATCTATTGGTTATGGGGAAAAGATACCACCATGGTGGTTTGTACCTGTGGGAGAAAATTTGTGA
- a CDS encoding polyprenyl synthetase family protein has translation MKQWKSIQHPVADAIQIVERELMEVVASAPALGPPLRRLVPGGKRLRPSLVLLSASFASEEGELWRVCRLATVMELIHIATLAHDDIVDGSVTRRGRWSVQAVFGPDTALQSGDFLFGKAIALLRTLDCPYVERMVSKTSQQMCEGELVQWATRFSLPVGLRSYLAQIRRKTALLLACSCWSGARIVQSSEEQIRVLGRYGRLLGMAFQLADDALDWRGNEVELGKPALQDLQRGYVTMPVLCAWQAADTKMRESIEKYLQSGGPLPPMEQLLDIIHQKDGVGHTIALAHRYAHRACQALSPLPRVPAYDALRALAQQVVLRTC, from the coding sequence GTGAAACAGTGGAAAAGTATACAGCATCCCGTTGCGGATGCTATACAGATAGTGGAGCGGGAGCTGATGGAGGTTGTGGCCTCTGCACCTGCCCTGGGCCCCCCTTTGCGGCGTTTGGTCCCCGGTGGAAAACGGTTGCGCCCCTCGCTTGTTTTGCTGTCCGCTTCTTTTGCCTCTGAAGAAGGAGAGTTGTGGCGTGTGTGCCGGTTGGCAACCGTTATGGAGTTGATCCATATTGCTACCCTGGCCCATGATGATATCGTAGATGGTTCCGTTACAAGAAGAGGTCGATGGAGTGTGCAAGCCGTTTTCGGTCCTGATACGGCTCTGCAGTCGGGGGATTTTTTGTTTGGCAAAGCTATAGCGTTGCTTCGCACCCTCGATTGTCCCTATGTAGAGAGAATGGTATCAAAGACAAGCCAACAGATGTGCGAGGGGGAGTTGGTGCAGTGGGCCACGCGGTTTTCCCTACCCGTGGGTCTGCGTTCTTATTTGGCGCAGATACGAAGAAAAACTGCGCTTCTGTTGGCATGTAGTTGTTGGTCGGGAGCCAGGATTGTGCAGTCATCGGAGGAGCAAATCCGGGTCCTTGGTCGCTATGGGCGTTTGTTGGGTATGGCTTTTCAGTTAGCGGATGATGCCCTCGATTGGCGAGGTAACGAGGTTGAGTTGGGAAAACCTGCCCTGCAGGATTTACAACGGGGGTATGTCACTATGCCCGTTCTGTGTGCTTGGCAGGCAGCCGATACAAAAATGAGGGAATCGATTGAAAAATACTTGCAGAGTGGGGGACCCCTCCCCCCTATGGAGCAACTGTTGGATATCATTCATCAGAAAGATGGGGTGGGGCATACGATAGCTTTGGCCCATCGGTATGCGCATAGGGCCTGTCAAGCATTGAGTCCCTTGCCCCGTGTGCCCGCATATGATGCACTCCGAGCGCTCGCACAGCAAGTTGTGTTGAGAACCTGTTGA
- a CDS encoding UbiX family flavin prenyltransferase, which translates to MVKHHFVLGLTGASGMPYAWRVLEFLLRQAHHTVHIIVTDPGWAVLRWEHDWVVTDRAGVWQNRYGHCPGEVVYHPIRSIGASIASGSFVCAGMAVVPCSMGTLARIAHGLSTNLIDRVADVMLKEKRRLVIVPRETPLHSIHLENLLKLSQLGVVVVPAIPAFYQKPRNIDDMVNFVAGKVLESMGLEHDLYPQWKGT; encoded by the coding sequence ATGGTAAAACATCATTTCGTCCTTGGACTCACAGGTGCTAGTGGAATGCCCTACGCCTGGCGGGTGTTGGAATTTCTTTTGCGGCAGGCTCATCATACGGTACATATTATTGTCACCGATCCAGGATGGGCCGTGCTGCGTTGGGAACACGACTGGGTAGTAACGGATCGTGCCGGAGTGTGGCAAAATCGGTATGGACATTGTCCTGGTGAGGTGGTCTACCATCCTATTCGTTCCATCGGTGCTAGTATAGCCTCAGGTTCCTTCGTTTGCGCAGGGATGGCCGTTGTACCCTGCTCCATGGGAACCCTGGCGAGGATTGCACATGGGCTATCCACGAATCTCATAGATCGTGTAGCTGATGTTATGTTGAAGGAAAAACGTAGGCTGGTGATTGTCCCTCGTGAAACACCATTACATTCTATTCATCTAGAAAACCTACTCAAATTATCACAATTGGGGGTTGTTGTAGTGCCGGCCATACCTGCCTTTTACCAGAAACCACGAAATATAGACGATATGGTGAATTTTGTGGCTGGGAAGGTATTGGAATCTATGGGCTTAGAACATGATTTATATCCACAATGGAAAGGGACGTGA